Proteins from a genomic interval of Quercus lobata isolate SW786 chromosome 11, ValleyOak3.0 Primary Assembly, whole genome shotgun sequence:
- the LOC115967135 gene encoding disease resistance protein RPP2A-like → MVKEIFLDIACFFRGEMKYRVMEILENCGFDAGIGISVLMDKSLITIEFGKFQMHDLLEEMGREIIRRESTEPGKRSRLWLCEDLLHVLTNNTATEAIQAIILKSFEDERVWNYEAFPKALSKMYNLRLLIIIGVRIPNGLDYLSNNLRYLNWIGYSSKCLPSSFQPEKLVELTLPSGKIEYLWEGIKREP, encoded by the exons ATggtaaaggagatattcttggatattgcatgtttctttaGAGGGGAGATGAAATATCGAGTAATGGAGATATTAGAGAATTGTGGATTTGATGCGGGAATTGGTATAAGTGTTCTTATGGATAAATCTCTCATAACCATAGAATTCGGGAAATTCCAGATGCATGATCTATTAGAAGAAATGGGTAGAGAAATTATCCGTCGAGAATCAACAGAACCTGGAAAGCGCAGCAGGTTATGGCTTTGTGAGGATTTGCTTCATGTATTGACAAATAATACA GCAACAGAAGCAATTCAAGCCATAATCCTAAAGTCTTTTGAAGATGAAAGAGTCTGGAACTATGAAGCCTTTCCTAAAGCCTTGTCAAAGATGTATAATCTTAGATTGCTTATAATTATTGGTGTGCGCATCCCAAATGGACTCGATTATCTTTCTAATAATCTAAGATATCTTAATTGGATtggctattcttcaaaatgtttACCATCCAGTTTCCAACCAGAAAAACTTGTTGAACTTACTTTACCGAGTGGCAAAATTGAATATCTTTGGGAAGGAATAAAG CGGGAGCCTTGA